The proteins below are encoded in one region of Salvelinus sp. IW2-2015 unplaced genomic scaffold, ASM291031v2 Un_scaffold1826, whole genome shotgun sequence:
- the LOC112072106 gene encoding T-cell ecto-ADP-ribosyltransferase 1-like: MGRDNILTFAVLCVFHDWTLGVDSKMVHLHQPGLNSSISLDMVVDSVDDMYDGCTKQMYNKVEVEKEGYLVHENKEPFKNAWKLAESCAKKVKERFREDSSEYNVDDKLSHNHIKAICAYTAGHPSIHSEFNHAVRTSRYKYTTSFQFHSLHFLLTDAIRLLKKQQQHCNTTYRRTKMKFVGKVNTTIRFGYFASSSLNKDNSEFGDKSCFEIETCFGAYLKSFPKMGKKEEEVLIPPYEVFTVTEVLKKEDDPTLWCDVVNKLQSTKIPKSNLNCKIFKKPFIN, from the exons ATGGGGAGAGACAACATCCTAACCtttgctgtgctgtgtgtcttCCATGATTGGACTCTGGGTGTGGACTCGAAGATG GTTCATCTCCATCAGCCTGGTCTCAATTCCAGCATATCCTTAGACATGGTCGTTGACTCTGTTGACGACATGTATGACGGCTGCACTAAACAAATGTACAACaaggtggaggtggagaaggaaggATATCTTGTACATGAAAACAAAGAGCCCTTCAAAAATGCCTGGAAGTTGGCAGAAAGTTGTGCAAAAAAAGTGAAGGAACGATTCCGAGAGGACAGTTCTGAATACAATGTTGACGACAAACTTTCACATAATCATATCAAGGCTATCTGTGCTTACACAGCAGGTCATCCTTCAATACACTCAGAGTTCAACCATGCAGTCCGGACCAGCAGATATAAGTATACAACCTCCTTCCAGTTCCATTCCCTGCATTTCCTTCTGACTGACGCCATTCGCCtcctgaaaaaacaacaacaacattgtaaCACCACATACAGAAGAACCAAAATGAAGTTTGTGGGTAAAGTTAACACAACTATTAGATTTGGCTACTTTGCCTCCAGTTCTCTCAACAAGGACAATTCTGAATTTGGAGACAAGTCCTGCTTTGAGATAGAGACGTGTTTTGGCGCTTACCTGAAGTCCTTccccaaaatggggaaaaaagaAGAGGAGGTGTTGATTCCACCATATGAAGTGTTCACCGTTACTGAAGTACTCAAGAAAGAAGATGATCCAACACTTTGGTGTGATGTTGTGAACAAACTACAGAGCACCAAAATACCCAAGAGTAACCTGAATTGCAAAATCTTTAAGAAGCCATTTATTAATTAA